Proteins from a single region of Apium graveolens cultivar Ventura chromosome 7, ASM990537v1, whole genome shotgun sequence:
- the LOC141673681 gene encoding uncharacterized protein LOC141673681 — protein MTVRPNDQFSLGVKSVSTISTSTPVTDNPRTKLVPNWCLVTLLVIILGIIACQGYLVFTIITTVKNPKITIDSLKVSNFNLSSHPNQISADWNVQMCLKTMDTHGYLNFSDITVFVYYNHEIIGVTNLMPFNASPGNAPKHFGGEFCGSSGYIDDSIFNKVSQGVNAGSLKFDIKFSVWVKKTYIKDGYTDPRSCIF, from the coding sequence ATGACAGTCCGCCCTAATGATCAGTTCTCTCTTGGAGTCAAATCAGTCTCTACCATCTCTACATCAACTCCAGTTACTGACAACCCTCGGACCAAATTGGTACCAAACTGGTGTCTGGTAACGCTGCTAGTAATAATTTTAGGTATTATAGCATGTCAAGGATACTTGGTGTTCACTATAATTACGACCGTTAAGAATCCCAAAATTACAATTGATTCGTTAAAGGTCTCAAACTTCAACCTCTCCTCTCACCCTAACCAGATTTCCGCAGACTGGAACGTCCAGATGTGTCTCAAAACCATGGATACTCATGGATACTTGAACTTTTCCGATATTACAGTATTCGTATATTACAATCATGAGATAATTGGGGTAACAAATCTTATGCCGTTCAACGCAAGTCCAGGGAACGCTCCCAAGCACTTTGGCGGAGAGTTTTGCGGATCGTCAGGTTACATTGATGATTCAATATTCAATAAAGTCAGTCAGGGTGTCAATGCTGGTTCTCTCAAATTTGACATAAAGTTTTCAGTTTGGGTGAAAAAAACTTACATAAAGGATGGGTATACCGATCCGAGGAGTTGTATTTTTTGA
- the LOC141670753 gene encoding uncharacterized protein LOC141670753, producing the protein MGCCGSSIAKGDEAAKKIRKPKPWKHSEAITRAQLKQMREEFWDTAPHYGGRKEIWDALQAAAEADLTLAQAIVDSAGVIVQSADLTICYDERGAKYELPKYVLSEPTNIISDS; encoded by the exons ATGGGATGTTGTGGATCATCGATCGCTAAAGGCGATG AAGCTGCCAAGAAGATACGAAAACCAAAACCTTGGAAGCATTCTGAGGCAATCACTAGGGCACAACTAAAACAGATGCGAGAGGAATTCTGGGATACTGCTCCACATTATGGTGGTCGTAAAG agatatgggatgcactcCAAGCTGCAGCTGAGGCCGACTTAACTCTTGCACAAGCAATCGTGGATAGTGCTGGTGTTATTGTCCAAAGTGCAGACCTAACAATCTGCTATGATGAAAGAG GCGCAAAATACGAATTGCCTAAATATGTTTTGAGCGAACCAACTAATATAATCAGTGATAGTTGA